The sequence AGGTTCTTTCTTACTCGGAAGCGATGCAGAGACTGAGCACCGCCGGAGCGGAGCTCCGCTTCAGCGCAAAATCCTCAAACAGCTTCAGCCGCTACCGGGACGCACAGGGGCGGCAGCGCAAAATCTGGATGCTCGACGCCGCATCCGCGCACAACCAGCTGCTCCGCCTGAAAGAGCTTGGTATTGCCAATGTCGCTGTCTGGTCGCTTGGCCAGGAAGACCCCGGCATCTGGAAAGTCCTGCAGCATCAGAATGCTGCCAAGGATGTTCTTGCAGCTGAACTGACCGTTGCGGAGCTCAACAACTTTGTCGATTACAAGGGGCAGGGCGCCTTCATTCGAATAGACCAGCGCGCATCGGCTGGTGTCCGTCAGCTATCCTTTGACGCCGAAACCGGGCTGGTCACGAACCAGACCTACAGCCGGTTGCCAAAGCCGTATTCGATTGAGCTTTACGGCAGGCCTGACCGGCGCAAGCTTGTGTTGACCTTCGATGACGGCCCGCACGAGAAGTTCACCAAGGAAATCCTGGACATCTTGCAGGAAGAACAGGTGCCCGGTTCCTTCTTCGTTGTTGGCACCAGTGTCATGAACTCTCCCGATCTGGTCGCCCGGATGATTGATGAAGGGCACGAGGTTGGCGCGCACAGCTTCTCCCATCCGAGAATGGACCAGATCTCCCAGACCCGTGTCGACCTGGAATTTGCGCTTTTGGACAAGATCCTGGCTGGATCAGCCGGCCGGAAAACCATGCTCTACCGCGAGCCGTTTCAGCGCCGCGGCGGACCGATCAGCGCCGAACGTGCAGCCTCGCTGGAGGCTGCCGAAGCCCGCGGGTACACTATTGCCGGTATGGAAATCGTCCCGAAAGACTGGGAAGGCTGGGACAGCGGACAGATTGCAAACTATGTGATCAGCGAGGTGGAGCAGGGGAGCGGCAACGTCATTCTTTTGCACGATGGCGGACAGGACCGCGCGGCGACTGTGGAAGCCGTCCGCCCGATTATCCGGTCACTGCGGGCAAAAGGCTATGAGTTCACGACGCTCGCGGATCTTCTGGGCACCAACCGCGCGGCCCTGATGCCTGTTGCCGAAGGCGGCTCTCCGGTTTTTGACCGGGTTTCGTTCTCCATGGTCTGGATGGCGCAACAGGCGGTCGTGGTTGTTTTCTGGGTGGTGCTTGCAATTGGCCTTCTCCGCTCGGCCGGCATTCTGATCCTGGCGCTTTTGAACCGCCGCGAACGGTTTACGCCCTTGCAGAGGCAGCCGAAGGTCGCCGTGGTGATCCCTGCCCACAACGAAGCAAAGGTGATTGCCCAAAGCGTCGAAAGCGTCCGTTCGAGCGGTTACAAAAACCTGGAAATCATCGTTGTGGACGATGGCTCGACCGATGACACGCTGATCGAGGTCCTGAAGTTCGGCCACAAAAGCGAGGTGCGCCTCATCTCGCAGCCGAACCAGGGCAAATGGAGCGCGCTGAACAGAGCCATCCAAAGCACCGACGCAGAATTTGCTGTTTGTATCGATGCGGACACGCAAGTCTGCAAAAACGCGATCACGCATCTCGTCAGGCATTTTGCAGACCCGAAAACCGGCGCCGTGGCAGGCAAAATCATCGCAGGTAACCGCGTGAACCTGCTGACCCGCCTGCAAGCGTTTGAGTATGCGACCTCCCAGAATGTCGAGAGGAAGGCATTCGACCTGATCAACGGCATCCTGGTGGTTCCCGGGGCCATTGGCGCGTGGCGGATTGATGCTTTGAAAAAGGCGGGGTTGTTCAGTGAGGAAACCCTGACTGAGGACACCGACCTCACAATTCAGGTGAACCGGGCGGGCTACAATGTCGTCTTTGAGCCTAAGGCCAAGGCATACACCGAAGTGCCGGAGAAAGTGGGCCAGCTCCTGAAGCAACGGCTCCGCTGGTCGCTGGGCATGTTCCAAAGCGCCTGGAAGCATAAACGGGCGATCATCGAGGGGCGGTCTATCGGCCTGGTGTCCATTTCGGACATGTTCGTGTTCGGCTATGTTTTCCCGCTGCTGGCCCCCATCGCAGACCTGTTCGTGATCGTTATGCTGTACCACCTTATGGCAGGCGGCTGGACAGGCGATATCGGCAGCACGCAGCAAGTGCAAACGGCGCAATACCTTTGGGCCTTCTTGGCGCTGCCGGCCTTGGAACTGCTGATTGCCGCTATTGCGATCACCTCTGATGAAGACGAAAGCAACTGGTCCTTGCTGCTGTTCCCGCTGCAGCGGCTGGCTTACCGCCCGCTCCTGTATTTTTCGGTCATCCGCTCGATCCTGCGTGCCGTAACCGGGCGTTTAGCCAACTGGGGTACCGTCAAACGTCACGGGCGTGATTACGGTTTGGTGGCTGGCAACACATGAGACGCAGATCATTTCTGAAGTCGGCGGCGGCCAGTTTGGCCCTGTTACCGGAGAAGGGAGCCGCTTCCTCGCTGTGGAAGCTTCCGGCGCAAGCCTATCCGGTTGTTACGGACATCGGCGAGGACGTCTCGATCCCGCATCTCATTGCGGTAATAGATGCCTTCCTCGACCGGAACATTCCGCTTGCCTGCGTGGTCAATCCTTTTGACAAGCAGGGCCGGGCCTATACTGCGAAAAGCAAGCTGGCACAGGTGCTGAACGGGTATATGCTCGGCAGCAACGGTTTGGATGTTGTGCCCTACGTTCCGGATCTGGCGTCGCTTTCCGAGCATTTTCAGGCCCGGGCCGCCCATGAGGCTCTCTCTGCCATGAAAATCATGATGCGGCCGGCGGCGTCTGCCCGAAACTCTGCCCACCTTATGCAGACAATCGCATGTGCGGATCAGGATGCCCCTGCTGCTCCCCGGGGGGTGCGTTCCGCTGGCATCCTCAATCTCCTGTCGGTTCCGGCGCAGTCGGCTCCTGTGCGCTCTGAGACTTGGGAAAACGGTGTCGTGCGGCTTTTTGGCGGCACGGTGCAGTCCCTGAGGGATTTCAATGGAGACGTGGAAGCTCCCGGTTATTCCCCCAGCCAGAACATACTCTACCTATCGGCCCGGGACTTCTCCCAAATCGCTCTGAACCAGCTGGAAACAGCTGCGGAGCGTTTCGCCAGCGCGCTTTCGCACCGGGAGCTGGATGGGGATTTGTCTTTGTTGCCGGTGACAGACATCCAACTGCGCGACAGCTACGGGTTCAAGCGTGTGGTGTGCCTGCATGTACTGCAACCGCAGGAGAATGATCGCGATCAGTTGTCCGCGTACTCTGCCTTCACAAAGTTTTTGCAGTCGGCGGGCATTCCCCACTCCACCGGGGGCAAATCTGGCGTGCGGTCCGGCAGCGCTTTTTGGGTTCGAACCGAATTATCGCATGGAGACGCTGTAGCTGGCGCTGGGCGGCCTGGCATGTTCCCCATCTTTATCGAAGACCGCAGTGCCGTTAAAATCCGGACAGTCCGGCCGCTGGGACCGGGCATCGGTGTGGCCTTTTCTGCCGAAGACGCTGGAACTCAAGGGGTAGGGCGCGCTGGTTTCCTGCAGTTCCAGAGACGCGTTGTCAGCGGCAGCGGCGTGATGGAGGCTTTCCAATCCGCGACGGCCGGAACCGCAGATGCAGTGGTTTTCATAAAGCCCGAGGCAATAGCATTCCCGCCGGAGCGGCGGGCACTGGAAGGCTTTCTGAAGGACATGCTGACTGACGAGGGGACGAAGTTTCTCCGTCTTGAGGAGTTCGCACGGACCGTTGCGCCTTCAGGGCCTTTGCCCTCCCGGTACCGAAAAACGGCTGCAACGGCGCCAGAGCTGATAAAGACACGGCAGCGCCTCGGGGATGCCGGGCGGGAAGAGCTTCTTGAAGATGCCCGCGTGGCTTGGCGGTATTTCGAGAAATTCACCGACCCCAAGACGGGGCTGTGCCCTGCGACCGTGGACTTCGCTCCGGGCGGGCGGCATCACGAGGCCGTCACGATGTGGGATGTCGGCAGCCACATCAACGGGCTTTTGGGCGCCATGCAAATCGGCTTGATCAGCCAGGACGAATTCACGGCAGCAATTCGCAAGATCCTGCCCAATATTGCGGGCCGCACGTCGCAGGGCCGCCACTTGCCGCAAGGGTGGATACGAACCGATCGCCGCAAGTGGGGCAACAAGAACTTTGACGGCTCCGATGCGGGCCGGCTGCTCGCCGCCTTGGACAACCTGCGCCGGCACAGCAATTTCGGCGATCAGCTGGAGGAGCTTGTTGCCTCTTGGCATCTCCAGGAAGTGGTTATTAATGGCGAGATTCACTCGGTCACAAACGGCGAATTGAAGACCTCATACGTGTCACACAGCGCCCATTATTCGGCCTTGGCCTTCCGGCGGTGGGGGGTATCTGTAAAGTCCCCGTATGAGGTCTTTGCCAACCGGTCGGCGGCTGACGGGCAGATGGCGCTGCTTGAAGCTGCGGCCAGGATCGGGCCGATTGGCGCAGAGCCCCTGTTGCTTGAGGCTATGGAGTTGGGGATGTCCCAGGAGAGCGCCTATCTGGCTGACGTGCTGTTTGGCGCGCAACTGGAGGATTTCCGCGAAACAGGCCGGCTCATCTGCGTCTCGGAAGGACCAATCGACAAGGCCCCCTGGTTTCTCTATCAGGGGCTGCAGCTGGATGCGCAGGAGCGCACTTGGGCGTTTGACACGGTCGGGCAGGAGCCCGAGTACAGAACGCCGGAGTTCCGCAAGGAAAACCTGGTTGTCAGCAGCAAAGCAGCCTTTCTCTGGTCGGCCTATCAGCCGCATGACTACTCCGAAAAACTTGTCGGGTTCGCCAGAAGTGTTGCCAAAACCAAAAACGGGTTTGCGTCGAGCATCTACCTGAAAACCGGGCGGCCAACCGAGGCCTATTCCGATTTGAACACTAACGGTGTAATTCTGCAGGCAATTGCCCATCGTCTTGCCGGTTCAGGCTGATTGGAATGAACAGGCAAGACGCGGAGTTGCAAAAGCCCGCACTGCGGCTTTGCGTTAAAAGGTGGTGCATCCGCTGGCCGCGATCTCTCCAGGCGACACCGGATAACCCGGCCGTGGGTTCAGGATAACCGGCTGAATGCCGGTGATGCGGTTCATGCAGCCGTCAACCCAGCTTTCACTGATGCCCTTACCGCCCACGTAGATATCCAGCCAGTCATGGCCTTGATAGCCACTGTGGCACGGTCCTGCCTGAGGTTTCGGCCCGTCACCGCACAGATCCTCGACAATTGCATACCGTTGCAGGTTCTTGATGTAGAACTTCGTGCCTGCCGGGTAGTCCATGTAGCTGCGGCCGTTTCGTTTCACATGGCCGACCGCAAGGGTCACCGGGTCCTCGTAGGTTCCGGTCCCGCCTGCCTTCCGGTGGATCACTGGACGGGCAATCTGTGCCGAGCCGCGAGGGGTATTGTCCCAATAGCTGTAGCCCGTCAAGAATGCGTTCATGGTTTGTTCCGTTTCATACGCTGCAGTTCCACCCATTCCCCCAGCCACGCTCTCGTCAACCAGGAGCCGCGTGCTGTGCATTCCATTCAGGGTGTCATTTGCTCTGTCCTGAACACTGCAGCCTGCTGCAGCAAGCAATGCCCCGGCTAAAAGCGCAATTCTGGAAACTTTGTGAGTCATACTGTCATCCTGTTTAACTAGGTACCCAGGAAGCTGCAGAGCAGTTTGAAATCGCAGCTGCCAACAGCGGCAATATGCACGTTAGAAGGTAATAAGGGATTAAAACAAAAGAGAAAATTTTAGTCATCCTGGAACTTTAGGTGCTCAGTCCCGGAATCTGGTGGACTAGTTCAGATGGGGCATTCCGATGAAAAGGCGATCATGATCGGCGCTATCTACCTGAAGGCACATCGCACGGCCTCAAGCCTGCGGCTGAAAAAGGGGGGCGGATGCCTGATTGGCGTGCCAAGGGCGGAATGAACCCCGAGCTGCACGCAGTCACTGATGCCAATGGCCGCCCCAAAAGATCCTTCATGACCGCCGGGCAGGTTCCCGTAATTGGCCGCCATCATGGATTGGCACTCGCGAAAGGTTCTTTACTGGCGCATTTCGAATACGCTGGAGGCTGGCTTTTGCGTCGAGGCGCTGAACGAGGCCATTCTCAACTTCGGCGCGCCAGTGATCACTTCTTGGCGATCCAGACGCCTGCAAGATGACTGCGGCAGAACTTTGTATCAGCATAGGAAGGCCCGATGCGTCTTTCGCCTAGAAAGGAAACAGCATGGCCGACCAAACCGTCAAAGTCCTGCTGGTCGAGGACAATCCGCTCCATATGAAACTTGTAGAGCGGCTGATCGACAGCGAGCCCCAATTGCAATGTTCAGTCGATCCTGCCGCGAACTTGGCAGATGGGCTTGCCCGCTTGGCCGCTGGCGGCATCGATCTGGTGCTGCTGGATCTGGTGCTGCCCGACAGCCAGGAGCTTGAAACGCTTTTCCGGGTCCGCGCGGCGGCGCCGGATACGCCGGTGGTGATCCTCACCGCCATGGATGACCTGAAACTCGCTGCAAACGCGGTGGAGGCCGGAGCCAGTGATTTCCTGGTCAAATCCAATCTCAACGCGGTCGCGCTGGGCCGCGCGATCCGCTACTCGCTGGCCCGCGCCCGGGCGCGCACCGCGGAATGGGATTCCCCGATGTTCCGTCTCGCGCAGCAGCAATTCCTGAAGGCGGCGCAGATCATGGAGCTGGATGACAACATCAGGCAGCGGCTGCTGTTCCCGCAGCGCACCCAGGTGGTGTCTTTCCCCTTCTTCCGCGATGACCGCAGCCAGGTGGAAACCGTGTTCGGCTACCGCGTGCAGCATGTTCTGACGATGGGGCCGACCAAGGGCGGTGTGCGCTACCACGAAGATGTGGACCTGGGGGAGGTCGCGGCCCTGGCCACCTGGATGACCTGGAAATGCGCCTTGATGAACCTGCCCTTCGGCGGCGCCAAGGGGGGCGTTCGGGTCGATCCCACCGGACTGTCGCGGCATGAGCTGCAGCGGCTGACCCGCCGCTATACCACCGAGATCATTGATATGATCGGTCCCGACAAGGACATTCCCGCCCCCGACATGGGCACCAATGAGCAAGTAATGGCCTGGATGATGGACACCTACAGCCAGCAGGCGGGCTACTCTGTGCCGACAGTGGTCACTGGCAAGCCGGTCGTGCTGGGCGGCTCGCTCGGCCGCCGGGAGGCCACCGGGCGCGGGCTGGTATACATGATCGAGGCCGCTGCCCGCCATAGCGGGCTTGACCTGCAGGGGGCGCCTGCCGTGGTGCAGGGCTTTGGCAATGTCGGCAGCTACACGGCGAAATTCCTGGAGGAAGCCGGGGCAAAGATCGTTGCCGTCAGCGATGTGTCGGCCGGCCTCTACAATCCCAAGGGGCTGCCGGTTCAGGCGCTGATGGATTATGTGGCCGAACACCGGGTGCTGAAGGGCTACCCCGAAGCCGACGCCATTACCAATGCCGAACTGCTGGAGACCAAATGCGATGTGCTGGCATTGGCGGCGCTGCAAAACCAGGTGACCGCCGAGAACGCTGACCGGGTCGACTGCAAGATCCTGGCCGAGGGCGCCAATGGCCCGACGACGCTGGAGGCTGATGAAATCCTCAACGAGAAAGGCACCATGATTGTGCCGGACGTGCTGGGTAACGCGGGCGGTGTCACGGTGTCCTATTTCGAGTGGGTGCAGGGCACCCAGAACCTGACTTGGAAGCTGGATGAAATCAACGGCCGGCTCCGCGAAATCATGCTCAGCGCCTTTGAGCGCACGGTGGCACGTGCTGCGCGCGATGGGCTCGATATGCGCACCGCGGCGCTGGTCGAAGGTGTTCAGCGGGTGACCGATGCCAAGCTTTTGCGCGGCCTGTTCCCATAGGCGGGCAGCAAAATAGCGGTATCATCAGCCGTACCGGCCTTTGGAGTCTGGCCAGATGACCAGTAGAGCAAAACCGTCCGGTCCCGCCCCTGGCGAACAGGCGTCGCTTGCGAGCCGCATTTTTGTCGGTGGCCGGGCCTGGGTGATCGGCACTGTAGGGCTGCTCAGCCTGGCGCTGACGCTGATCGTCTGGCAGGCGCTTCTGAAAGAGGAACGCGAAACCGCGGCGGCTGAGTTCGACCGCGCCGCCGCGCGCCGCGTGGAGGCCGTCAAGCGGCAGATGCTGCAGGGCGCATCGGTGATAGATGCGCTGCATGGGCTCTATGCCAGTTCACGCTCGGTGGAGCGCCGCGAGTTCCAGATTTTCGTGCGGCCCTTCCTGAATGATCAGCCGAACATTGAACTTGTGCTGTTCGCTCCCCGGGTTGAAAGCAATCTGCTGCCTTTTTGGGAGAACCTCGGCGCCGCGCAGCTGCGGGCTCCTTATGACATCTATCAGAGCGCACCGGATGGGTCGCGCCTCCCGCCTCAGCCGCGGGAGGCGCATTTCCCGGTGTTCTTCGTCGAATCCCGGCGCAGCGCGGCGCTGGGCACCCTTGGCTACGATTTGGCGTCCGACCCGGTGTTCCTCAAGGTGATTGAGCAGGCCCGTGACGGCGCCGGGGTGGTGGCCAGCCCGCATATCGCTATGCCTGGCCTGGCCGGCGGCCAGTCCCGCATCGCTATTGCTGCCCCGTATTTCACCCGCTCCGGCCCCGCGCTACGCCGCGAAGAGCTGCAGGGCGTCGTGGCTGTGGTTCTGCGGGTCAGCGATATCCTGAAGGACGCGCTGGATCACTTCCCGGGAGATGGTGTCGAGGTCCACCTGATCGACAGCGTAACCGGTGAGAGCTTCCTGTTGCCGAAACGCCATACGGACGGCATCAGGGAGAAACGGCAAACCGCCGATCTTGCCGCCCTGGCCGCCGCGGCCGACCTCAGTTATTCGGCCGGGTTTGATCTGCGAGGGCGGAACTGGGCGTTTCTGGCGCTCCCGGGGGAGGAGTTCCGGCCCAAAGCATGGCCGTCCGATGCGACAGTTGCCTTGACAGGCGGCTTGGCCGTAACGGCCATCCTGGTCGTTTTCCTGGCATCCCTCAGCCGCCAGATCGCCGAACGGACCCGCGCCGAGGCCTCCCTGCGGGAAAGCACGGCGCTGCTGAAATGCAACCAGACAATCACCCGGGCCGCCAATGAGGCGGAGAGCATCGGGGACGCCTTCCAGGTTGCGCTTGATGAGATCTGCACCCACACAGGCTGGCCGGTAGGGCATGTCTATTTATACGATGAGGAGGCGGGCGACCTGGCGCCGTCGGATATCTGGCACCTGGCGGACCCGGATGGTTTTGAAACCTTCCGTAAAGTGACCTGCGCAACCCGCTTTGCGCCTGGCACCGGCTTGCCCGGGCGGGTGTTCAGCAGCGGTGAACTGGCTTGGATCCCGGATGTGAACCGCGATCCCAATTTCCCCCGTGCCAAGCTGGCCGAGGAAATCGGAGTAAAGACCGGTGCGGGTTTCCCCGTAACGCACGGCGGGCGCGTTGTTGCGGTGCTGGAGTTCTTTTCGAGCCGCGTGGAAGAGAAAAA is a genomic window of Leisingera caerulea DSM 24564 containing:
- a CDS encoding glycosyltransferase, whose translation is MKRFSFHQDRLETVMSSRKVFDDPKRVRARRVRAMVIAFVTAVLCWAILFLDGSFSLQSALRELNPFYRDNRSHVHSALDSNGQHDLTHLASASTLPQAGSDCEAGRKQPVFSAMADTGVPRVFGHVPVSSEGAFLSLEDSCGQMGVVVPEWISIVEQQDRLAVSVISKDTRISVEEYMSGTSVRPQLLPAVLLGANRTEEAFLESIADAAQASELAEGMATAVAALNAQGACLDFTGMAPEAFQRLRPLMTSFSDTFRARGLTACTILAGSQPEWKNADLTDLFDQIILKLFQEPWAESVPGPLAPYGWIEDVTAEAVQAVGAKKLVVAIGNFAVEWTSGSSKPEVLSYSEAMQRLSTAGAELRFSAKSSNSFSRYRDAQGRQRKIWMLDAASAHNQLLRLKELGIANVAVWSLGQEDPGIWKVLQHQNAAKDVLAAELTVAELNNFVDYKGQGAFIRIDQRASAGVRQLSFDAETGLVTNQTYSRLPKPYSIELYGRPDRRKLVLTFDDGPHEKFTKEILDILQEEQVPGSFFVVGTSVMNSPDLVARMIDEGHEVGAHSFSHPRMDQISQTRVDLEFALLDKILAGSAGRKTMLYREPFQRRGGPISAERAASLEAAEARGYTIAGMEIVPKDWEGWDSGQIANYVISEVEQGSGNVILLHDGGQDRAATVEAVRPIIRSLRAKGYEFTTLADLLGTNRAALMPVAEGGSPVFDRVSFSMVWMAQQAVVVVFWVVLAIGLLRSAGILILALLNRRERFTPLQRQPKVAVVIPAHNEAKVIAQSVESVRSSGYKNLEIIVVDDGSTDDTLIEVLKFGHKSEVRLISQPNQGKWSALNRAIQSTDAEFAVCIDADTQVCKNAITHLVRHFADPKTGAVAGKIIAGNRVNLLTRLQAFEYATSQNVERKAFDLINGILVVPGAIGAWRIDALKKAGLFSEETLTEDTDLTIQVNRAGYNVVFEPKAKAYTEVPEKVGQLLKQRLRWSLGMFQSAWKHKRAIIEGRSIGLVSISDMFVFGYVFPLLAPIADLFVIVMLYHLMAGGWTGDIGSTQQVQTAQYLWAFLALPALELLIAAIAITSDEDESNWSLLLFPLQRLAYRPLLYFSVIRSILRAVTGRLANWGTVKRHGRDYGLVAGNT
- a CDS encoding DUF3131 domain-containing protein produces the protein MLGSNGLDVVPYVPDLASLSEHFQARAAHEALSAMKIMMRPAASARNSAHLMQTIACADQDAPAAPRGVRSAGILNLLSVPAQSAPVRSETWENGVVRLFGGTVQSLRDFNGDVEAPGYSPSQNILYLSARDFSQIALNQLETAAERFASALSHRELDGDLSLLPVTDIQLRDSYGFKRVVCLHVLQPQENDRDQLSAYSAFTKFLQSAGIPHSTGGKSGVRSGSAFWVRTELSHGDAVAGAGRPGMFPIFIEDRSAVKIRTVRPLGPGIGVAFSAEDAGTQGVGRAGFLQFQRRVVSGSGVMEAFQSATAGTADAVVFIKPEAIAFPPERRALEGFLKDMLTDEGTKFLRLEEFARTVAPSGPLPSRYRKTAATAPELIKTRQRLGDAGREELLEDARVAWRYFEKFTDPKTGLCPATVDFAPGGRHHEAVTMWDVGSHINGLLGAMQIGLISQDEFTAAIRKILPNIAGRTSQGRHLPQGWIRTDRRKWGNKNFDGSDAGRLLAALDNLRRHSNFGDQLEELVASWHLQEVVINGEIHSVTNGELKTSYVSHSAHYSALAFRRWGVSVKSPYEVFANRSAADGQMALLEAAARIGPIGAEPLLLEAMELGMSQESAYLADVLFGAQLEDFRETGRLICVSEGPIDKAPWFLYQGLQLDAQERTWAFDTVGQEPEYRTPEFRKENLVVSSKAAFLWSAYQPHDYSEKLVGFARSVAKTKNGFASSIYLKTGRPTEAYSDLNTNGVILQAIAHRLAGSG
- a CDS encoding Glu/Leu/Phe/Val dehydrogenase dimerization domain-containing protein, giving the protein MADQTVKVLLVEDNPLHMKLVERLIDSEPQLQCSVDPAANLADGLARLAAGGIDLVLLDLVLPDSQELETLFRVRAAAPDTPVVILTAMDDLKLAANAVEAGASDFLVKSNLNAVALGRAIRYSLARARARTAEWDSPMFRLAQQQFLKAAQIMELDDNIRQRLLFPQRTQVVSFPFFRDDRSQVETVFGYRVQHVLTMGPTKGGVRYHEDVDLGEVAALATWMTWKCALMNLPFGGAKGGVRVDPTGLSRHELQRLTRRYTTEIIDMIGPDKDIPAPDMGTNEQVMAWMMDTYSQQAGYSVPTVVTGKPVVLGGSLGRREATGRGLVYMIEAAARHSGLDLQGAPAVVQGFGNVGSYTAKFLEEAGAKIVAVSDVSAGLYNPKGLPVQALMDYVAEHRVLKGYPEADAITNAELLETKCDVLALAALQNQVTAENADRVDCKILAEGANGPTTLEADEILNEKGTMIVPDVLGNAGGVTVSYFEWVQGTQNLTWKLDEINGRLREIMLSAFERTVARAARDGLDMRTAALVEGVQRVTDAKLLRGLFP